In Drosophila miranda strain MSH22 chromosome XR, D.miranda_PacBio2.1, whole genome shotgun sequence, the genomic window CCGCGATCCCGAGTCCGATCAGtactacaacaacaataacGTGAGTTGAGTGACAGTAGTTGAGTGAAAGAAGATCACGAATCGAATCTGCGGTTTCCTGCAGGGAGCCAAGATCTTGCAGGCCTCACACTTTGATCTGGAGTACGTGCTGGGCCACAAGATCGCCTTCCTGTGCGTGGCCAAGGGCAACCCGCGGCCACACATCACCTGGTACAAGGACGGGGCCGAGATCTACCAGCACCTCTACATGCACGTCCACGAGTGGACCATCGGCGATGACAGGGTAAAGTCCAAGATCGAAATCGACCCGGCCACACAGATGGACGCAGGCCTCTACGAGTGCACCGCCGACAACATGTACTCCATCGATCGGCGCAGCTTCAAAACAGATTTCTCCATTGCCTTCGACTGATCGACTCCGACCACCGGCCGAATCAGTTCGGGGCGTGGCTCCCTAGGCTTAAGCAATAAAATCGATGCACATAGCATACAAGATGTAAACCCTagcgtttttttgtttgtgctTACATCAGATCCCGCTTGACAATGTCCACGTAGTCGTGCGACCTCGCATAGAAGCCGCCCTCCGAGAGTGCGCCCCAGAAGTTGCTCCACAGTTCGTGGTATTTGGCGAACAGCGGCGCCACAAATTGCCTGCAAAAGAGGGGGCATCACTATTTTTCGGTGTTCAGACTTAGAGAGTTCAGCCGTGACCTACTTGTTCAGTTTGAGCAGTTCGCGTAGCACTTCGCCATCATCGATATGGGCATCTCCATCGATGAAGAAGATGTAGTCGCTTTTGCGGAGCTTGGCTTGGTCGCTGGAATAGAGAATTAATCATCGTAAATATTGAACTAGTCTTGGGTTGAGGCAAAGAATGTGAATGAATATGCCTTAACTCTTGGATAATTATGTGACTGTTCAGAGTCTATAGTTTATAGTCTTTAAACATCAGAAATTATAATTTAAATGTTCTCTAAAAGAGTCAAAAAGGCTAGTCGAAACAATAGTTTTGGTATATTTTCCCTAGGAAGCACCGCTTGTAAGAACAACGTCTATGTCTGAATACTTATGTCAATGAAACTCTCTCAGATCTTAAGACATTCCCTCATCTGCTGAGTGAATGCAGCCTTCTCTATCTTTAGGAAGAATCAATCCTTCAAAGAACTAAAGCATATCCATTCAAGCAGTTCGAGTACCATCCCGTAAGAGTAATTTCTGGTTCCCTTAAGCACTTACAAGGCCAATTGTCTGCCTTGACGCTCGTCCAGATTGTCCGTGGAGAGAGTGTACTTGGCACTGGCGTATTTCTCGCCATGCTTGTTCACAAACGACTTGATGTCCGCGTCGTGGAGCTCCACATTGCTGTAGATGAGCAAATGGAGGTTCTGCTTGGGGTAGTTGATCTTCTCGATGCCCTCGAGGAATTGGTCAAAGAAGGGCACGGCCATGGGGACAATCACAGATAGGGAGATCACGGGCAGATGTTGTTCCTGGAGGAAAATTCAAAGCTGGATTAGATCTACTCTGTTGAGGAGATGGCCGGCACTTACATCCAGTTCCAGGAGATACTCCTGGCAAACAGTGCAGATGCCGTTGAACGTTTTGGCCAGATAGTTGCCGTAGGCATTCAGATCGACTTTGCTCAGTCCGTTGCCATGGACAATGGCGGGCGTGGTCAGAAAGTTCACGTTCTGCAGGATGCCCTGGTTGCTCTCGATGTCCACCTTCAGCTTGACGTCGTTCTTGGCGCCGTGCAGGTTCTGGAACAGGCGTGACTGCGTGTCCAGCTTCATGCCCAGCTTGGCCCGCCTAGCCTCATCCAGGAACACCTTGGTGTAGTACAGCTGATCATCGTCCATGTCGTCGATGGCCTCCTCCAGCAGGGCGTTCACCTGCGGGGCGTAGCCAATGAAGGCCCCCGAGTTGAGGAAGCGCGAGGCATTGCCCTCCACCTCGGGGTACGCATCGGTCAGGCTACTGTCCGGCCAGCAGAACTTCTCTGCGGAGAAGAGCAGCTTGGCCTTCGACTCCTTGAACAACTCTACAATCTCCTCCAGCTTGGCGGTGATGATCACATCATAGCTATGGAAAATAATGGATTGATTTTGGTTTCTGCATAGCTCTTTGGTACCTTCTTACCTGTCTGTAAAGAGTACGATTGTGTCTTGTTCATCCTTCAGGGGTGCAACAGCTTTGCGAAGGAGATTGACCTTAAAACCGCCTCCGGGATGCTGCATATCACCGCCCTTCCAGTGCTCGCCCAGGCCCAAGGTTGTGACCTGTTGGTACACAAATCTTTTAATTGGATTCACTATCTTCTTAGACGAAAAATATTTCTCTAATTTTGTTGAATGTGATTTGGATCCGGTTCTTAATTGATAGCAAGATCTTTTATAGATAACCCCGGATCATCTTGTTGTTTTCTCGTACTGGTATGTGGTTCATTTCCTtatttaattgatttttaaAGGCTTTAGAATCTTTAACCTTTATAATCTTAGCAAAGACTGATATATCATAGAACTCCCTTGGAAACCATTGGCTTTGAAAGGTATTAAAAGGCTTTAAAGGATACAATGTTGCTCGAAATGTTGATCATACCAGAACAAAAAGATATAACAAAGAAGCAATGGAATAAATGGAAGCACATACAAAACATGAAACCCCAACATGAATGCCCCAACTCCGATCCCCATTCATTCTGCAATCGCTTGGGGCTCACACAGTTCTCCGAATACATAACGAAATTCAAGACAAAGGGGAATGGGGATGGGGGTGGGGGGCCATGGGACCATCAGGAGCGGGCTAATCAGCAGAttttcgtattcgtattcccTTCGAAATACCGAAACATTCACACTCAGAGGGCGGCCTGACAAAATCGGGCAAAACAAAACCACCATCAGAAACTGTCATCGCTTAGAGGGAGCAAATCCCTGATAAGCAGAAGTCAAACCCCCTCTGTATGTGGAAGATGATTGGAAAAAAGTTCTAGAAACCGAATAGAGACGAATCTCTGTTCTAATAACCCCCGGCAACTGCAATGGGACTACGTGATTAATGCCCGCAATCGAGCCCGCAAGCATGAGAATCCGACTAGGAATACGAATCCGAGTCCGAATCGGAATTGGAATTTAAACATGTGTGCACTTGATGTTGCCGGTGCCCCACAAGTCCAGCCAATCTCTGGGGTACACATCAGATGCCACGCCGGATGCTTGGCCGCATATAGTGTACATATGTGCCCCATAACTCGTACATAAAACAATACAAAGTTATGAAAGTGTGCCACAGGCCGACAACCGGCGATTCTTCGAGATCTTTGGAAGACCATACAGCACATCACAGACCCGAATCCGAACCCGACCCCTTATCTgtcacatatatatatgtaccatgtacatacatatatagtataGTTTGTGGTTTTAAGACAAGTTTTTATGAACAACAGATTCTCCAGACAGACGTCAAATTAGAAATTCATCAATAAAAACAATCAGCTCTCAtttgcatgcgaaagaattgGTGGCAGAATAAATTTTGGTTTACGCTTTCGATTCCTATGATATTCTGAGGAAACTTACGAGATTTATAAAGAATTATTGGTCATTTTTAAGAGAGTACTACTCGTGCTAAGGAAAACCTATTGATAAATCCCTCATGAAAGTCTTCATGATCCCTTTGTCCTCTGGCAATACactttttatttgtattaaaTAGGATTTTCTTGGTCTACGAGAATTTCCACCAGTTGAAAAGTCAGCTCGTAATGATTTATATAAGGAAAAATACACAAATTTCTGATGGAACTGCTTCTTTAAACAGTTCTAAAATAAGAAACTGCTCTATAAACAAGCCTTTGATCCACCCCATAAACATACTTTATGGACTAACTGTGCGTCGCATTTGTTAATCTGTCGAttcttttctttcttctgGCACTCATAACGGTTCTTGCGAAACCGCAAAGCCGATGCCAAGATTTTAGATATCGAGTGCTAATGAAACTAGACCTGGGACTAATGTGGTCCAATCTACATAGATGCTAAAATTAGTGTCTTAAAATAAACGGAAATATCTCACCTTAACGTCGTAAATGCGTGCTGAACGGATATAGCGGGCATAGCCATCGGTGGGTTCAGTGGCCACCGTGAATACTTCGACCTTATCTGCGGGATTGAGAGAAGATTATGTGGATTAGTGGATTGGCTTCATCGAATTGTATATAAGGGATCTAAGCCGAAACACACAAGTAAGATATTGGTTTGACGAGTCTTTTTGATCGTTTTGGCTGATTAACTGGTTTATTTTGCTTAATCAACGGGTTGAACGCGTTTGAAACAAGAGAATAATGAATTGAGATTCATTAGAATCTGCTATTTCGGTACCGATCCGCATATGTGGATGCTCCTGCCATGCAATTCCAGTGTGAACGGCCCCATACATCAGACGGAACGAAAACCAGAACAAGTGGTCGCTATAGCGACCTAAAGATACCTCTGCTTTACAGAAATGTGTGCCCAGGACTAGTCCAAAGTCTTCGTAATTACGaaaatttataatttttttacaTTCGCGGCCTAAAGGAACCCTTAATCTGCCCCACGGTATTACGGCAGATCCTGTGACTCTGCGATTGAATGCCCATCCAATATACCCTTCTGCTGCACAAGTACAGGGTACTGGCAGCAGGATGGAATGCAGAAAGGAGGGGCATGAGAACATAAACAAAACCACAGTGAGCGATGGGGATGGAGGAAGTCAGTCGCCTTTGCATACAATATAATTTTCCATCTCGACTAATTCGAGAGATGCTCTCACTCATTGCAGTGCAGTAGAAACAAACCATTCAAATTGGACTCTGCTGCAGAGACGtcggcagcagcatctgcCGCTGCGCCTGCATCTGCGTGGGCTCCTTGCGACGCCAGAAGCAAAAACAATACGGGCAGCGCTCCAAAGCGCAACAACAATGTGCGCTCTTGTTTTTGCATTCTGCTGGATTTTACGGTTCTgttcacacacacagaaaaaaaaagacaCTCTCACACACACGCGCGGAATAAATTTGTTAGGCACATAAATTTGTTTAGACAGTAGGGATATGAAGCACTTTGCGTTATAATTGTTGCATTTTCTGTTCCTTCAAGTGCACTAGATTTCAAGTGGAACAACTTTTTGATTCGAGCCGAACCCAAGAACCCCAAAAAGACGAATGAATGGACCCAAAGCGTCCCACTAGCAGGGATCCGACGCCCGCATCACAGCTGACGCGTCAGTGTTGCAAAGCGAGCCAGCGATAGGTCGATAGGCATGGAAGAAACTTCGAGtaagttttgtttgtttggcgcgcactttaaatttattaataAATTCAGTGCCTGGCgacctatatatatatagttacaTGGGTGAGAATACACATAATGTTATTGTACATATATTAGTAAATGTATATTTACAATTAACTGAGCGACAAAAGAAAGAACAGTATGGTAGGGGAGTTTCTCGAGTGTTTACCGTGAAAGTCGTGTCCGTTCATTATTTTAGCTTGCCATCGCGCCAGAAATTgagcatatatgtatgtatattgtcTCATTTGAACAGGTTGTATCAAAAATAAATGGCataacccaacaacaaaaaaacactaaAGCCCAATATGTAATCGTGTTCGTTCCTAGAGAGGTGGTATCAGTTACGATGCAATTGGGGCCCAGACTCGGGTCCCACTGCCTACAGCATGCCGAAGCCCTTGGAGTAGTTGATTGCCTTCAGCAGGCGCTCCTCCAGCTTCACCTTGCTGCTGTACTccggcagcagcaggacaTTGAAGCAGGTGTGCGAAGTGGGCAGCCGATCGCTGTCCGGCCCGTGCCGCGTGATCATCAGCCGCAGAAACTTGAGCCCCCCGAGGGGCACCCGGGCCGATCCTGTTGTGAATTCGAGCAGCTTGCGTTTCGACTCGTTCGGCATGGCATGCACAATCTTCCAAAAGTCCTTGATTATCTGCGTCTCGTCCGTGTAGCCGCCCTCGTACTCCGCGGCGTTCTCCAACTCCACAAAGTCGAATTCCTGCAGAGCCCAAAGAAAAGCTTTTAGCACCATTTGCTGCTCTTTGAGAATTTGTTAGCCTAGGGTACTCACGCGACTGCCGCAGACCAGCATCTCGATCTCCTCGGGACGGAAGAGCAGCTTCAGCGGCGACTCGTCGGTGACCATCTCGAAGCCCTTGCGGAAGGAGTTGAACTGCTGCTGGATATTCTTGTTCAGCAGAAAGTCGGCGTACAGGTCCACAAACAGCTGCTTGTTGTGCTGCCCGACGAGTACCACGTCGCCTTGCGGCACCAGCTCGTGATCGACCATCTCACCGAACACATTGGTGTAGCTTATCTTGAACGTCTGATCGAAGACGTCCTCCATGTTCTCGCCCTCAAAGTCGAGCATCGACTTGAGGCTCGAGTACAGCATAGGACTGTAGTCGCGCAGATCGCAGAAAGTACCGCGATAGCCCAATAGCTTGCGGTAGACCACCATCGGGAAGTTCACAGCCAGAATCACGTTGTTGTAGATGGCCAATCCGATGATGATACCAATCAGAGTGAATTGTGCCCCATTCTCGAAGGGTGTGGCATTGAACCTTTTGAACGAGGGACGAGGAAACATGAGAGAGGGGCCACATGAATAGCAGGGGGCCTGGCACTCACCACATGTTGTTGGTCTCCTCCTGCTGCAAAAACATGCCGAATGCCGGATTGAAAATCTCCTGAACGATCAATTGAAAGAACTCTTTGGATACGCCGCCCTCGTCGATGCCCTGCTCGCCGACAAACTCCACGACCAGCTGCTTCTTGAGATCCTTTGGATTGCTCATGGCCACCAGTTCCAGCTGCAAGAAAAACCCCACAGTGCCCACTGTTAGATTATGGATCTTTTAGTAGAGTTCTCCGAACCGTTTGCTTACCCCCACGAGCGCATCGTTTATCAGCTGGTCGCGTCGCACGGTCAATTTGAGATCCGGCCGGTGGGTAGCATCCTGCCCGTCCTGGCCAAAGTTGTTGATGAACGAATAGAGCGTGGAGTAGCGCTCGCTGTACATCCGCATCCGGCTGTCGTAGTACAGGGCGTCCACCTTGGTGGCGGGCGTCAGGATGAATGCGTACAGCATGAAGGAGAagtagttgctgtggctggagcccacctcgctctccatGGCCAGCGACTTGTACGAGAGGTAGTCGTGGTGCATCTGGATATTCTCGCTGAGCGCCTCGTTATAGAACTCCTCGAGAGGCACCAGCGGCTTGCGGCAGTCGATGGCCGACACCTTCAGCGCCTTCTCCATCTGGTCCTCGGCGAACTTGGGCACGTGGGGATGCCCCACCTGGTTGTACAGAAAGAGGTCTTCCTCGGGGGGCTCACCGTCCTCAGTACTGTCCTCTTCAATCTCCGCCTGTTCCTCCAGCGAGATCCGACAGGAGCGACGCTCCAGTTCGCTGGCCAGAATGTTGGCATAAAACACTATCTGCGGATGGAAGCGGGGCATGAGCAATGGGAAACCTTTTGCGCGGGGCGGGGCGATGGTTACCTTCAGAACTTTGGTCAAGCCAATGATTTGCTCGTTTTCGCGCATTGCCTCCTCGTCTAGCAGGACCTGGAGGGTGATCTGCTGCTGGCAGGAGGCGACCAGCGTATGCAGCTGGTCCGCGCAATGCGCCGCCCATATCCGGGCCAGACGCGCCTGCGCCATGACGGACATGGAGGCCGCTGCCAGACACAGCTTGGGCAGCACCCGATCCACGTAGTCCATGTTTTTGGCTGCGTGCAGAGTAGCGAAAAGGTCAAAAATGCATATCAATGGAAGTCCTCCACCGATAAGTGGCTTGGGGGGCTGCTACTCACTGTTGGTGGCCAGGTCAAAGCATATGACCAGACAGTGGACGACCTTCTCCCAGTCTGGGGTGTACCGCCGCATGTAATGGATCCAGTCCGCCAGCTGGATGACGCTGCTGGTGAGCTTGTCGATGACAGTTCGCGATTTGGAGGCAAACAAGAGTTTCTGCACGCGTCGCAGTCCTTCAAAGTCCACCAGAGTGTCGCTGCTCAgcaataaatccttcagatgTGCGTTCGACGTTGACTTGGGAGCCGGCTCCATGGGCACATCCTCATCATCGGCATCCTCCGGCCCAGCATCATCGTCATTGTCTCCGTCCACGTCTGCCACCGCTTCGGCTTCTGTGTCCGTACCTGCCAAGGCCTCCATTGCGCCTGCTTGCTGAGTGCTGTCCTCGTCTTTGTCGTGCTCTCCCTCCAGTGTGCGCAGCTGCTCCTTGTTCAGGGGCTCTGGAGGCTTGGCCAAGAAGATCGGCACGCTAGCTGTGTCCTCTTCTTCCGTGTCCGGAGTGCGCACAAAGCTCCTGCTCAGTCGTTCCACGCACGAGAAGACATCCCCGACGGCCTGGTAGAGCTTGTCATAGCTGTCCTTCTTCACACACTCCTCGTACAGGGATATCAAACAGCTGGCCTCCAGGGATTTGACTTCCGAAAGATTTTCTGGTGTGCACGCTCcagaggaggaggtggaggtggaagAGGCGGGGGCAGGTGCAGGTGCTGGAGCCACCAGTTCGGGCTGCTCCATTCGCGGCAATGCTGTCGCTATgggacttggacttggaccGGGAACTGAAACCGATGTTGGACCCGGAGAGCTTTGCGACTGGGCgctggttgttgttgtggtgcTGGCGGAGGTGATGGTGCTGGTGGAGCtgttgctactgctgctgctgctgctgctactgctgttgctttcGTTGGGGGAAAGCATGTCGATATCATGAGGGCTGTCGGGTCAGGAACGGATTAGGCGGAATAAGCGAATGAATGTGAGGATCCTACCTGATGGCTACTGGAGCGACCCGCTCCGGTTGCGGCGCGAGTTCGGCTTGCGGTGGCGGTTGCAGTTGCTCGGGATTCACGCACAGCCGGGCCTCCTGTGAGAATAGATGGAGTGCGCGGGCCGCCACCTCGTTGGGCGGCATGGGTGTCACCCTTCCGCTGGACGCGCAGTGGACGTTGGTGCACTGCTCATTGCCACATCCGGACTGCAGCTGGTGGAAATAGCACTGAATGAGGGTGCGCACAGTCGAGCGCTTCATCTCCGGTGTGGCCTGCCCACCGGGTGCCGTCGAGGTCGACGTCGATGCACTGCAGACGAAAGAGGAAATCGAACAGTGAAATGGTTTCGGGGTCTGGGATCTGGCATTATGCATGGGCGCACAGCACCGAACTCACCTTGAGACGCCTGGCAACGGAGACGcagacggtgacggtgacggtggCGGCGACGGTGCTGACGAAGTTTGCCGCGCCATCGGTTGATGGTCGCGTTCCTCCCCACTGTCGCTCATTCTGCGACTGTTTCCAACCGTTCCACAATGCTACACTCCCGCCCGGACTCGACGACACGGTTCTGCGAACTCTTTGGGTTGCGTGCTTCCTGCTGCCTGTGACCAAGCCGTCTCCTTTGTGTGCTAAAGTGCGATGCGAATTATGCACAAAAAAGGGTGCAAAAAAATCGATGTTGATGTCCCTGTCGTTCTCTCACTGCTCTGCTCGAATTATTGTTTGCTATGACCTCTTTCCCGACGCGGTGCCTCTGCTTACAGGGCATTGGAAAATTATCTGTTGTCGTTCTATTCACTATTTTCTCTTTTTAcaaattattttaaaatttttacTTTTAGCACTAGACACAAGTGTGTTTATGAGTCGCAGGCCAGGCCGAATATTGAAAATCATCAACGACAAGTGTTTCACAGCACTCTTTGGCACTAACAATATTGTTacagtacatacatatgtgatGTGCCagtttttaaaacgtaaacgTACCAACACAATTTGAAGCGAGATCTCCCAGAGGCCTTCGGCAAGCTTATTCAAAAAATATCATAATACTCTACAAAATTTAAAGTAAATTAGCTCTGAATTCATAAAATGCATGCAGCGCATAtgctacaaaaaaaaacaggagCACGCATACACTCAAATACGCTGGGACCTCTAATCAAAAAGGATATCTCATGAGAACTCTCAGCCAAAACTGAGAGCTCCCAGAGTCGAAGACCGTTCGTTGCATGAGTGCAAGTGCTGCAGAACGCACGATACGGTTTATTGATATCGCCGCCAAGTCTATCGATTTTTCAAATATGCTTGGGGATCGTTTGAAAGTaagaaaataaaagaaaatagttacatatatttttgtagGCAAAGTAGGATGTGGAGAGAGTTTGTGTCAACTTATAAAATCATTGGAGCTCATAATTTCTGATTCAACAAATAGATGATTCGTAAACCCAAATTATTCGAGTTCAACGTATTCCTTTTTTTCCTGAAAAAAATCAATAGCAAATAATAATAAGTATAATTCACACCAATGCCCTCAGGCTATAATAACAACAAAAGGTATTTTAAATTCGTATTCTTCTATACAGATATCGCCAGTTATTACTTGACCTATCGCCAGTGCTGGAAAGCTCCAAAGTCAGACGGTTTTTATCAGCTGTCGCTTTTCCACTTCTtccaattaaaaaaaaaaaatataataaaatacaACGCAACGGATTGCAAGGAAAACGTTAAAACGAGGAAAAGATTAGAGGAGTGCCGAGAATTGTGAAGTGTATACGATGGAATGAGTTAATCCAGGACTAAGAGCAAACCGAATCCAGCGGCTGGCAACAAGATGACGGAGAAAGACGAGATGGCTAAcggcggcagcaacagcaactgccAGGCCCAACTGCAGCTCTGCGTGCGTGGAAATGTGTCATGGCAGCAGCTGCCCGTGCACCTGCGGTCGGTGCTGCACAACAATCAGCGCGACTACGAGAAGTTCGTGTTCAACTACAGCCTGAAGAACCAGCTGCGCTTTCGGGGAAACCTGGCCTCCAAGGTGTTCCGCCAGGAGCAGCGCTACTACGAGCTGCTCATCCAAAAGAACATCAACGGGCTCGGGGTCTTCCCCTACCACCTGGCGGACATTGTGACCAAGGGACTGCGCTACACGCCCTTCAACTACTATCTGGAAGTGCTCAGCCAGCTGCTGCGCAGCGACAAGAGCTACGACACGCTGCCCAACTTCACGGCGGCCGACTGTCTGCGGGTCCTGGGCATTGGCCGCAATGAGTATCTGGGCCTGATTAGCAATCTGAAGACACACACCACGCGCACTCTGCTCTTCAGCGCCAAGCCGAATCCGCATGACTTCTTGCCGCGCGTCCCCGTGCTGGTGCACGTCGAGCCCTGGTGGCGCATAGACATCGGCTTCGTCCTGGAGACGGACATTCGCTATGTGTCCCCTTCGGAGCGCAGCTTGCTCGATGACCTCATCGATTTCGGTGCCCAGCCGGCGGGCAAATGTGACTACCATGTGGTGCACAGTCTCTACCGCAGGGGTCTGATATATCTGGACGTGCCCATCTGCGGGGAGGATCGCATCTCCATTCCTCCCCTGCGGAACTTCGTGATGAACCGCGTTAGCGGCGATTACTTTGAAAATCTGCTGTATAAGATCTTCGTGAGCGCCGACGAGCACATGACCATCGCCGAGCTTGGCCACATGCTGCAGTTGGATCTGGACTGCGTGAAGCAGGCGATTTCGTTCATTTGTCGCCTGGGATTCGCCCATCGCAAACACGATTCTGGACAGGGCCAAGACCAGCAGTCTAACCATCCCAGCTGGGAGAGCTACAACCTGCAGCAGGTGCCAGAGACGCCCCAGATCACGCCACTCAACTACAACCTGCACGCCGGCAGCTTCGACTttgaccagcagcagcagccgcagccgcagcagagCCCCAAGTCCCCCAAGACGCCAAAGGCAGCGACACAGCCTCAAGAAAAGGACAAGGACAGCAGCTCGATTGGCTACCTCTCCTCGGATGGGAACACGAGCGACTTTAGCTTTGCCAATCTGAACACTACTCCCACGGGGACTGGCCCAAACGCCAATAACAGCGACGAGCAGGATGTCAGCTCCGAGCTGGAGGATGTAAGCGAGCGCACCACAACCATTAATTCCAAGAAGCCAATGGCAGCAGgtacggcggcggcggcaacgaTGGCTCCTAAAAGCGGCAAGCGCGTGGGTTTCCTGTTCGACTCGACGCTCACCGCATTCCTGATGATGGGCAATCTGTCGCCGGGGCTGAAGAACCACGCCGTGACCATGTTCGAGGTAGGAAAACTGTGCGAGGAGAGCATGGACAGCTTTCTGACCGAGCTGGAGCAGGTCTCGCTGCTGGACGCCGAAGGAGAGGGCGATGTGTCGAGGTACTTTGCGCATGCCGTGATCCTCAGGTCGACAATCTGCTCGCTGCGACATCTGGTGCCCGGCGGTCTGGACCTGTTGCGGCTGGAGTGCCTCGAGGGGCTCGACAGGCAGACGCGCGATCGTGTACTGGAGAAGAAGTACAAATTTATCATCTCGGCCTCGCCGCTGACCGCTTCACTGAGCCACACCTTCAGCATTCCGTTCTTTGGACAATTCCTGCGCAGCTCGGATGTCGCGCCATTGTGGTGCAAGCTGTTCTTCAACCATATCACAGGTGCGGCAAATGCAATAACTCCCCCACTGGCTTTATTCTATATATTTTCTTACATTTATTAACAGGCTATGGTCCTCCCAGTTTGCTGCTGTGTCGCGGCACTGTGCTGAAGACCCTGCCACGCCTCTTTCTGGGCTATGGCAAGCTGCTGGTGAACATTCTACACTCAGACTCGTACGTCCTCAACTCGGAGAGCTTCCGCAATCTGAACGAGCAGTTGAAGAACGGCTGTGTGCTGCTCCAGGGCTATGGGATCCGCTGTCCTGGCACCCTCCACTACGAATCGTTTCCATTCCAGCCCTCTGATGGGCGCCAAGTCAAGTGGGCGGCCCATAGGGCCATCCAAAAGCTGAACGCCCTACTGGACCTGCGCCAGCAATGCGGCTACATCACATTCCTGAACACGGGCGTGCCCGATCTCGGCTGCGAGGAGTACGAACTGCAGGTGAGACTCAAGCCACCGCAGCGCAAACGCTCCTCGCTACCAGCCAGCAACAAGCTCATCAACCAAGTGCCAACCAGTGAGGCGACGACACCCGCCACAGAGCTGACCAGCTACCAGCTCAAGAGTCCCGACGAGAACCACTTTGCGGCCACACCCGAGCATGGACCGGCCAATGAGTTTACGGCGCCTGACTGCAGCCAAGTGCTGGCCAGCGAGCTGGCCAAG contains:
- the LOC108152330 gene encoding ubiquitin-protein ligase E3A isoform X1, with product MSDSGEERDHQPMARQTSSAPSPPPSPSPSASPLPGVSSASTSTSTAPGGQATPEMKRSTVRTLIQCYFHQLQSGCGNEQCTNVHCASSGRVTPMPPNEVAARALHLFSQEARLCVNPEQLQPPPQAELAPQPERVAPVAISPHDIDMLSPNESNSSSSSSSSSSNSSTSTITSASTTTTTSAQSQSSPGPTSVSVPGPSPSPIATALPRMEQPELVAPAPAPAPASSTSTSSSGACTPENLSEVKSLEASCLISLYEECVKKDSYDKLYQAVGDVFSCVERLSRSFVRTPDTEEEDTASVPIFLAKPPEPLNKEQLRTLEGEHDKDEDSTQQAGAMEALAGTDTEAEAVADVDGDNDDDAGPEDADDEDVPMEPAPKSTSNAHLKDLLLSSDTLVDFEGLRRVQKLLFASKSRTVIDKLTSSVIQLADWIHYMRRYTPDWEKVVHCLVICFDLATNTKNMDYVDRVLPKLCLAAASMSVMAQARLARIWAAHCADQLHTLVASCQQQITLQVLLDEEAMRENEQIIGLTKVLKIVFYANILASELERRSCRISLEEQAEIEEDSTEDGEPPEEDLFLYNQVGHPHVPKFAEDQMEKALKVSAIDCRKPLVPLEEFYNEALSENIQMHHDYLSYKSLAMESEVGSSHSNYFSFMLYAFILTPATKVDALYYDSRMRMYSERYSTLYSFINNFGQDGQDATHRPDLKLTVRRDQLINDALVGLELVAMSNPKDLKKQLVVEFVGEQGIDEGGVSKEFFQLIVQEIFNPAFGMFLQQEETNNMWFNATPFENGAQFTLIGIIIGLAIYNNVILAVNFPMVVYRKLLGYRGTFCDLRDYSPMLYSSLKSMLDFEGENMEDVFDQTFKISYTNVFGEMVDHELVPQGDVVLVGQHNKQLFVDLYADFLLNKNIQQQFNSFRKGFEMVTDESPLKLLFRPEEIEMLVCGSREFDFVELENAAEYEGGYTDETQIIKDFWKIVHAMPNESKRKLLEFTTGSARVPLGGLKFLRLMITRHGPDSDRLPTSHTCFNVLLLPEYSSKVKLEERLLKAINYSKGFGML